A window of Microtus pennsylvanicus isolate mMicPen1 chromosome 16, mMicPen1.hap1, whole genome shotgun sequence genomic DNA:
TGAGCATGCCTGCAGTTCATCAATTTGTCAGGAAGCTGAACAATGTACCCATTAAAAACTCataaaattggaaaccataattcttatttttatttataactgaATTCAGTGAGTTGGCACCAACCTTtagagagagttttttttttctcaaaacagaGCATGACTCTGAGTCAAAGCCAAATTGATCCCAGCTTTCTCAGCTTATGAACGTCTTTTTAGTTTCTGTAGCTTCTATAGCCACCGCAGTTGATGCCACATTATTGGTTCCATGGGCACCACTGTTTTCTTGGAGGTCATGTAAAGAAGGGCAGGGTCGGCCTTAGCGGTCCAAGATCACTACAGAGTAAGAAAGTCCAAGGCTACATGTTATCAGTAAAAACAAGCCCACACTTTCTGTGCCGATATCGCACCCGCCAACATGGTGAACGTTCCTAAGACCCGCCGTACATTCTGCAAGAAATGTGGCAAACACCAACCCCACAAAGTGACCCAGTACAAGAAGGGCAAAGATTCTTTGTATGCCCAGGGAAAGCGGCGTTatgacaggaaacagagtggCTATGGTGGGCAGACTAAGTCTATTTTCCGCAAAAAGgcaaaaactacaaagaagattGTGCTGAGACTGGAATGTGTGGAGCCCAACCGCAGATCTAAGAGGATGCTGGCTATTAAGAGATGCAAGCATTTTGAACTGGGTggtgataagaagagaaagggccaagTGATCTAGTTCTAAGCTGACCTTgttatgaagacaataaaatcatgaactttcactcaaaaaaaaaaacaaaacaagcccacAATGAAAGAAGTAGTGCATTTTTATCAGCGAAGAATGGGAGCAGGGATAAAGACACTAAAGAACATTCATTTGTTAAACCAGTTATGTGGGTAGTGGCTTCtccttttttaataaatttatttttttatttacttattttacagcCTGGTCCCAgtttcccccactcctttcctcccagtCCTCAGCCCCTCCCGCCACCTCCACCCCTCTGGCAGTGGCTTCTCTTATGTCACATCTTGGAAACGTTATTAGATTCTTCTTCGGTGCCCAAACAGAAAGGTCACATACAGTAGCCTTTGCAAATCTCAAAATCTGAACATACATTCTGCATCTAGTTCTTTACTGGATGTAtatcttgaaattttattttagtactatggaatttatacatagtAGAAAATCCATTTTCCAATATTACTTGGTCTTAGTGTTGTCTTGAGGATTCAAAGCAATGCCTAGTAAATGCCTACTGCAGTTTTGGACACATGCGTATCACGTCAGAGGCATCCATCCTATGTGGAGCGGTCCACCTGATTCCACTAATTAATGTGATCTATTGCATGGATCGCTTCTCGAGTGGCAAACCATCCTGCATTCTGGGAATACAGCTCACCTGTTCCTGGAGGCAGGCGCCCACTTCTTAGATGGTGTTGAGCTTGCTTTGCCAATGCTTTCACGACGCCTTTTCCAGCAGTATATAAATGGAATATTGGTCTGTAGTTTCCTTTGCTGGTAGGTAGAGTGTTTTGCTGGCCCCAATATCAGATAACGCTGAGAGAATGAGTTATAACAGCTTCCCTCCTGTCAAGTATTTTTGGAAGATTcagaggctgaaaaaaaaaaatctcggaAACCTTGAAACTCACCCATTAATTCATTTGTCCCAAGGCTTCTCTGTGCTGGGAGGCTTTTGACTACTGATTCAGTACTGTTTCTAGTTACAAGACTAGCTGGATCCCGTTTCCATATGATTCAACTGTGGTGGGTATTTCTAGGAACTTCAGAAAGTTCCCTGACTGGTTGACTCACAAATGTGGATGGCACCACCGTATGACATGTGTTCTCATTATAAAACCAGTAGTGATGTTGCAATTTGACTTCTGATTTTCGCTTTAATTATTTGAGTCTCCTCTGTTCTCTTAGCCAGTCTAGTTAACACACTTGTCAATTTGCTCATTGGTTCAAAGAACCGCCTGTTACTTTAATtgacttgtttgttgttttttttttttaattgcttttctaaCTTTGTTGGTTTGTTGGCGACAGGGTCCTAcactatagctcaggctggtctggagctcagtctgtagcctgtgctggccttgaattcatggtaatcctcctgcctcagttctcctgagcactgagattaaagtcaAGTGTGTACGGTCACATTCCACTGCATGCTGCTAACTCTGCTCGACAGTTGTTAGCTCACCCTTTTGCAAACAATGAgtttagttgtttttctttccctacaCATGTGAGGAGTGAAGTTACAGCACTGGTTTGGctaattgttgttttgtttgtttgtttgttttatcaagacagggtttctctgtagctttggagcctgtcctggaactagctcttgtagaccaggctggtcttgaactcacagagatcctcctgcctctgcctcctgagtgctgggattaaaagtgtgcaccaccgctgcccggcGGTTtggataatttttaatataagatttCATAGCTTGGGATTTGCTtttagaactgattttttttcattctatatctttttggtatgttgtgttatatatttgttttacCTGTCTCCAAgtaactttatttcttttgtgtcttttttgaTCAACTAGTTAAAAGTTTCTTGTTTAGTTTCTGTATAATTGAATTTGTTTCTTGTCAGTCTTCTGCCATTTAATAGTTGATTATCCCACTATAGTCACTATATAATTATAGTTGTGTAATGATAATATCTTGAAACTTATTGAGACTTGTTTGTGGCCATTCTGATGAATGTTCCATATATAAGTGCATTATGTTATTATCTGGTGGGGTGGTCTATATGTCCACCAGATCCAATTGCTCTATAACCTCCATCAAGCCTACTGTTACTCATCCTTAGTTTGCTTGTTCTACCCATTGATTGGGAGGTTCCGAAATCTCTGTATTGGgttttctgtctgtttccttcaTATCTATCAATATTTGCTTTATGCATAGCTAGTACATTCCCTTCATGAGTCAACCCTTTTAACAGTATATAATACTCATTTCTTAAAGCAGCATTTCCTTCCAAGCCAATTTTGTCTAATATTTCTACATAACTACTAAATTATCATTCTCTTAACTAATATAGAGATATAACGTATTTTTGCAGACTTTCAACTCAGTTCTATATTTAGGTCTGAAGTGAGTCTGCTGCCAATAGCTCATAGCTCTCACTTGAAAAGAAAACGATCTCtgttggtgcatacctttaagACAGCCACATTAATGCAATCACTTCTAAGGACCAGCgtgctctttttattttgttgtttcttttggtaTGTCTTACATATACATTTTTGGGGGGTTTCTAACTTCTGCCACGGCttccttttctgtatttgttgAGTTTTGGTAGTGACAATGCTGTGTGTATTCTAGGAATGCTTTCTTTATTGAAACCATGACAATTTTGTACACTCCCCTAAAGTTACAGCAACCTAATTCGAATTGATATGAAATTAATCTCTAGTACAAACAAGCTGTTTGCAGGAAGTGCTATCCTCTTACCCTGTAAGTAATTTTATATTAGcatttacatattaaataaatgttatatattaCTAACAGATTTGTTATTGCTCCTTATACACGTGTCATCTAAATCTTGTAAACACTAAAGAATAAGGTCAAAACCTCATTTCAAAGAACTGACCATTATGTTGCCCAGGTATCGATCTCCAACAAAGATTCTCACATCTCCTCTCAGTGAAAGGACTTGCTTTGGATTCTATGGTTACTTGGTTATAGGTCTCACcattagtccaggctggcctcgaatccaTTATGTATCCTAGGATGTGTCAGAAGTGGccgcaatcctcctgcctcagccttcagagtgttGCGATTACAGGCTTATGCTACTGTGCCTGATACAGATAGTTCCCTTTACGGTTTCCTGTGAGCCACGCCTGGAGCTGAAAACCCCCTTTAGGCGCCGCATGTTTCGCTGTTTCTATCTACAGTCTCACTTTTGAGCAGCTTCGCCAAGCACAGAATTATCAGTTGACATCTTTTTTAGAATTCTGGGTAGACTGAACCCCACAGTCTCTGGTGTTTTAGTTTCTGCTGAGAAGTTGGCACGCCATCTGACTGAGGGGGCCTAAGTCTGACAAATTTTTCTCCATTACCACATCTAAGAGTTTCCCCTCTGCTTTGGCTTTCGTTGATTGATTGAAGTATGTCTTCATGTAGGTCTCTTCAAATCCTACCAGGTTTAGACTCAGCCAAGACTGCTTGATTTGTGTCTTTCATGAAACCGgaggacatttttaaaattaaactcctTGCCATTTTCTCTCTGTGCCTCCACTTAGGATTTCCATGGTGTCTATGTTGGGCTTCTTGAGGAGGTCTCCAAGTCCTTCAAGCTCTGCCCACTTCTGTTATGCTTTTTCCTTTCTACTACGCAGACTCAataatttcacaaatattttatagTCAATGTCTCTGAGTCTTTCTTTGGCCATTTCCAGCCTGTTTCTGAATCCCAGCACCTGCCGTTATTTAGTGATTGTAGCCCTGAGCTCCAGAGTTACTGTTGGGTTTTCTGTCACAATTCTGTCACCATTGTTGGCACTTTTTCTCGATTTCCTCCAGCTCTTTGTCCACATTTCTCTTAGCACTTCGAGcacatttaaaagatttattttaaagtctGATGTCTGGGATCTCTTGGGGACAGTCATTGTTGATTCTTTTTGTCCACTTTAGTGAGTCACAGTTTCCTGTATGAGGACATTCTATTCTCATTGTatctcatgatttttttcttgttaaacATTGATCATTTGATTATTAAAATGTTATGATTCTGAAAGTCACATTTTCCACTTGCCTCAGTATTTGctgttttgggtttggtttgatTGTTGAAGATGACGGCAGTTCTTTTGTTTAGAGATCTTGTTTTTATACTGTCTTTACAAAGTGTTCCTTATCACGTGTGCCCACTGAAGTCTCCGTGTCTCTAGTTATGTAAAGGTAATGTTTGGATCAAAATTCTTGAATACAGGAGCagggagatggttctgtgggtaaaATGCTTACTGAGAAAACACGAGAATCTGAATTCAGAGCCCCTCTATCCATTTCATGCATACAAACAAGCGGGTGCAgctacacacatgcgcgcacacacgcatacatgcacaaacatacacacatacatacacacacatgaacaaacatacacacacatacaaacatccacacacatgaacaaacatacacacatgcacacacaagtagaGGGTCATCTCTTTGATTCTATACTGTAGGTTGCCCTGTTTTGGTTTGCTCTAACCTAGAGACCAGACCTAGTGGAAATCTAAGGCTTTCCTAACTGCTAACATTTGTGTTTATTAAGGTGGACAGGTAGCTTCTAGATCACCCTCCAAACAGCTGCTTTTTGCTGTCCTGATTTCTCAAGAAGATTCATTCCAGCTCTCCTCTTGCCTTTAGCTAGTTTATTTAGTATCTCCAGTGAGAATCTCACCTCTAGAACTTGTGGATTTATTGTTCCCCTGTAAGTTCTGTGATAAGTACCTATTGCATTGCCCTCCAGTCCTCTGAGTTACATGGTACagtcccccccccgcccccacctcgCCCTAGGAATTCCCAGGTAGACGAGAACAGATATACACAATAATTTCCAGGTAAAGTCTGTTTTCTTGCTCTGGGTCAGAGAGCTGGGAACCAGATTGCTGCCAATCAAGAACAACAGAGGACAGGAAGACAAAAGTAGATCAAAGACTACAGAGCCACCTGCAGCTGTGATGGTGATTGGCTGTTGgtcaggcattttctttcttgttatgtGTGGGGCTGggcttttttctatttgtttttgagagagggtctcagcACATGACTATTCTTGAAAGACTAGGCTCAGCCAGTCCTTGTTCAACCTCCACGTAACAGAGTCTGGAGGCACGAGACTCTTTTATattagcatgaaaaaaaaatgagtttgggGAACTTAGGTGTTTGCCATTGCCCTAATGCCTATGAGCCCGGATTTCACCCTCTGCTCTATAGACCTATCGTCACCTTTGACGATCCTAGGGTCTGTCCTACAGAGTGAGCTGATAGGCTTCAGGCTTCAATTGGCTTCCTACACTGGCAGGAGAAGAGGGAAGCACCATTCAATTCCCTTCCTAAAGAATGCACAAGTTGACCATGTTTTCCAGCAAAAGCCGTGGCTTCCTTCCAGCGACCATCTTCGAGAGTTAACATCTTTGAAACTCAGACATGGTGTATTTCCTTCCCACCCAGGAGTAGTGAGCGTTCATCCCTTGTCCCTCATCATCACCTTTCTCTGCTGCAGTCCACCACCCTTCAGCATCCCTTGGGCATCTTCCCACACTCCAAGAAACCACCATTGTACTAAGACCTCTCATTTAATCCAGTTTGAAAGTGCTATTTCCTGCTGACAGGCATACTGCATTGTTGGcccctttttttttccccttccagaTAAATGCATTTGGATCTATGAAACTGTGCTCAGATACTATCAGACTCAAGGGTCAAGAGACAGGAATTCACTCTCCTGAATGAACTGAAAGTAGTCATCAGGGACTAACAACAATACCATTACTGTCATCACAAATCACCCCGAGGGTCAGAAAATGACACCCGTGAGACATACCACCTTACTCTGGTCTTGTCATTAGACACAGGAACAAATTTACTACTCAATTTCCACAAACAAAGAGAATGTCAAGAATGCatatccttcctcccctctcacaAGGACAGTGAAGGACAGCGATCCTTTGTCACAGTGCCCTGTCCCAACAGCATGATCATCTTGCCTTCCTCAAGCCGAGGTGACCagtcagtactcaggaggaaaTAAAATCGGCGAAGCTAGAGTATCTTGTGTGTAGAAAAGAGCTGCCTATGATTAAGCATGTTAAATGATCCCTCTGAATTTCACCCTCTTCTGACAAACCCCTCTGTACTAGATTTGGTGAAGGTCACCTTCAACCACAAAACGAGGATGACAACTATTTAGCCTCTAGGCAGCCACGCTCATCTTCCATGGCACGCTCATTACCCAGAACCACCTCAGTCTTGGATCTTCTTACCACAGCTCCCAAGTggcacacacgcgtgcgcacaccacacacacacacacacacacacacacacagttttatagTGCAATGAGGAAGTAAACCTAATTTCCAAACTTGCCCTTCAAGATACAGTAATTCAAATCAAAAGCCTAGGATTCCAAAATGTGAGCCTAAGTCTCCTATTCCCTTGCGCGGTCTTTACCCCTTTGCCTCTTTCTTGGCACATATGGAATAATCTGAATATCTGTTAGACATTTACAATTCTGggatttaaagttttctttacaCATGGGCATATGCAGCATTTAAACTTAGAACTAAATGTAGTTGGAGCCAAATATGTTTGCAGTTGGCAGCTGGACCAGATAAAATTTGTAAATTAGTATgatatatttttatgcatttatttaatcACTTAAAGGATAGAGTATGTCTActagataaaaataagaaatatagtcCTTATAGATCAAAAGCTGCATGAAGCTCACTAGCCTTCACCTGGTCCCTTCAAATTCTAGGCCTAGAGGAGCTAACACCTTCACACATGAGATCAACTATTTTCTTAACCGTAGCCCAGCTCGCCAGACTGTAACCCACTACTTCTGAATCTGGCTCCAAAGAAGGTCACAAACTGCTGTCCCATTATCCTTCTCAAGTCCCAGTTTCTTCTGTCCTCAGGAAAAGCCAACTGCATTACCGCTGCTGGCCCAGTGGAGCTATAGGCTTGTTAGCAGTCATTTACTGACTCTTCATTGGAATTTCAAATTCTGTTTCCTAAACGGAAGagtagaacaacaacaaaatcccagcacCTTTAAAAATAGAATCCAATCTTAAGCTGTAAACAGGTTCTGCACGCATCCAACGCTAACCCTTCAGCGCCGGTGAGCATCCACCAAGTCAGTGCTCACATTTAGTATACGGCATTCGGGGTCAGGTTGGAGGCCAAGAGAGGTCATTGTCTGCTCTGTCAGAGTGTGGAGGCCCTGGAGGGTAGAAGACATGGACACACACTGCTGTAGTTGTTACCGTCCAATCACTCATTTTAAACTGGATTCCGTGAGGAACATTTTTCCAAGCTAGCCCTGATCGTACACTTTGTTGTGTGGTGGGGAATGCCTTTTCGGTTTTCCCTCTGTAAAGCGGACaggatttatttcatttcaaatgtGAGGAAAGTAAGGCTCAGAAGGTATGGACAATGCAAGGTCAATTTACTGGTAAGCTCTTGTTTCCAAGAAGCCAGAGTTAATGGTGGCAGAGATATGTTTTTAGGTAGACACACTGAAAGTGTTAAGATGTTGTAACAAGGCGAAGGTACAAATAATTCAAACAGTAAGCCGTCCATTCCTGGATAATTCAAGCTATCCCAAAAATGTGGTGGTAGACAGCCCCAGAGACAGTTTATGTTCTGAGCAATTTCTTTCTTACTaagatcttaaaaaataaaataaaacccactgaaaaatattttcaaaatctttttgaaagcagcaaaaacaaatttaaacccagttaaaaaaaatgattgtagATTCTGATCTCAGCACAGGATTTATCTTTATAAATAACCCAGGgtggtatgtggatgtgtggcCAAAAGTGATAAGATTTAAAAATACCAACTAGAAAGACAGTCACAATAGTGGAGTCTGGgagtgaaaattattttttagattgGACATATTTGAAATGGCTTCATTTATATTATTGCGCTAGCATGTTTTGAATGTGGAAACAGAGGGTAAGTTAGCTGAAGTGATACTTTCGCTAGGGGGAACTTTGAATTCTGTATAGTTACCAGTTAAAGAAGCAAAATATGAAATCCGATTACTctgttaagaaattaaaa
This region includes:
- the LOC142836355 gene encoding large ribosomal subunit protein eL42-like → MVNVPKTRRTFCKKCGKHQPHKVTQYKKGKDSLYAQGKRRYDRKQSGYGGQTKSIFRKKAKTTKKIVLRLECVEPNRRSKRMLAIKRCKHFELGGDKKRKGQVI